From the Oryza glaberrima chromosome 5, OglaRS2, whole genome shotgun sequence genome, one window contains:
- the LOC127774083 gene encoding DNA mismatch repair protein MSH2, whose product MEGDDFLPEGGKLPELKLDARQAQGFISFFKKLPQDSRAIRLFDRRDYYTAHGENATFIAKIYYHTMSALRQLGSNSDGLSSVSVSKTMFETIARNLLLERTDRTLELYEGSGSSWRLTKSGTPGNIGSFEDILFANNDMQDSPVTVALFPVFQEGQLYVGLSFVDLTNRKLGLSEFPEDSRFTNVESALVALGCKECLLPADCEKSIDLKPLQDAITNCNVLLTERKKVEFKSRDLVQDLGRIIRGPVEPVRDLVSQFDYALGALGALVSYAELLADDTNYGNYTIEKYSLDRYMRLDSAAVRALNIAEAKTDVNKNFSLFGLMNRTCTVGMGKRLLNRWLKQPLLDVNEINNRLDMVQAFVEDPELRQGLRYQLKRMSDIDRLTHALRKRTANLQPVVKLYQSCIRVSYIKNVLQQYDGSFSALIRTKFLNSLDEWLTEDRFGRFASLVETAIDLDQLENGEYRISPRYSSDLAVLKDELSEVENHINNLHKHTAADLDLTIDKQLKLEKGQLGHVFRISKKDEQKVRKKLTSNYIIIETRKDGVKFTSSKLKKLGDQYQALLGEYTSCQKKVVDDVVRVSASFSEVFENFAAILSELDVLQSFADLATSSPIPYVRPEITASEEGDIILEGSRHPCLEAQDGVNFIPNDCTLVREKSWFQIITGPNMGGKSTFIRQVGVNVLMAQVGSFVPCDRASISVRDCIFARVGAGDCQLRGVSTFMQEMLETASILKGASDKSLIIIDELGRGTSTYDGFGLAWAICEHLVEVTRAPTLFATHFHELTALGHKSGDEHQHVPNLGIANYHVGAHIDPSSRKLTMLYKVEPGACDQSFGIHVAEFANFPEAVVALAKSKAEELEDFSTAPNFSDDSKDEVGSKRKRVFSPDDVTRGAARARLLLEELASLPLDEMDGTKAAETVTKLKSDFEKDAADNPWLQQFL is encoded by the exons ATGGAGGGCGACGATTTCTTGCCGGAGGGCGGCAAGCTCCCCGAGCTCAAGCTAG ATGCGAGGCAAGCGCAGGGCTTCATCTCTTTCTTCAAGAAGCTGCCGCAG GATTCGAGGGCTATTCGTCTCTTCGATCGGCGG GATTATTACACTGCTCATGGAGAGAATGCCACATTCATTGCAAAAATATACTATCACACAATGTCTGCCTTACGCCAATTAGGTAGCAACTCTGATGGACTCTCAAGTGTCAGTGTGAGCAAGACTATGTTTGAGACCATCGCTCGCAACCTTTTGTTAGAGAGGACAGACCGTACATTGGAACTCTATGAGGGAAGTGGGTCTAGTTGGAGGTTAACAAAATCTGGAACACCTGGAAATATTGGCAGTTTTGAAGATATTCTGTTTGCAAACAATGACATGCAAGATTCTCCGGTAACTGTTGCATTGTTTCCTGTGTTCCAGGAAGGACAACTATATGTAGGTCTTAGTTTTGTTGATTTGACAAACAGGAAGCTTGGGTTGTCTGAGTTTCCCGAAGATAGTCGATTCACAAATGTAGAGTCAGCCCTTGTTGCATTAGGTTGCAAGGAGTGTCTTCTCCCAGCAGATTGTGAGAAATCTATAGATTTGAAGCCTCTTCAGGATGCTATCACTAACTGCAATGTTCTATTAACTGAAAGAAAGAAGGTTGAATTTAAATCCAGAGATCTTGTGCAGGATCTTGGTAGAATAATCAGAGGTCCTGTTGAGCCAGTTCGTGATCTTGTATCTCAGTTTGACTATGCACTGGGTGCCCTTGGAGCTCTAGTTTCATATGCTGAGTTGCTAGCAGATGATACAAACTATGGAAATTACACAATTGAGAAATACAGTTTGGACCGCTACATGCGTCTTGATTCTGCTGCTGTGCGAGCATTGAATATTGCCGAAGCTAAAACTGATGTAAACAAGAACTTCagtttgtttggtttgatgaaCAGAACCTGTACAGTAGGTATGGGAAAGAGACTGCTTAACAGATGGCTGAAACAACCTCTGCTAGATGTAAATGAAATCAATAACAGATTAGATATGGTTCAGGCTTTCGTAGAAGATCCAGAGCTTCGTCAGGGACTTAGGTACCAACTCAAAAGAATGTCGGACATTGACCGTCTGACACATGCTCTGCGGAAGAGAACAGCCAATCTGCAGCCTGTTGTCAAGCTCTACCAG TCCTGCATTAGAGTCTCATACATCAAGAATGTTCTTCAACAATATGATGGCAGTTTTTCTGCGCTGATAAGGACAAAGTTTCTTAATTCTTTAGATGAGTGGCTGACAGAGGATAGGTTTGGTAGGTTTGCTTCTCTTGTTGAGACAGCTATTGACCTTGATCAACTTGAGAATGGTGAGTATAGGATATCTCCCCGATATTCTTCTGATTTGGCTGTGCTGAAGGATGAGCTTTCTGAAGTTGAAAATCACATCAACAATTTGCACAAGCATACAGCTGCTGATCTGGATCTTACTATTGATAAGCAATTGAAGCTAGAAAAAGGGCAGCTTGGCCATGTGTTCAGAATCTCAAAGAAAGATGAACAGAAGGTTAGGAAGAAACTCACTAGCAATTACATAATCATAGAAACTCGTAAGGATGGTGTGAAGTTCACAAGCTCCAAGCTTAAAAAGTTAGGCGACCAATACCAGGCACTGCTTGGTGAGTACACAAGTTGTCAGAAAAAGGTTGTTGATGATGTAGTAAGAGTTTCAGCCTCCTTCTCAGAG GTATTTGAAAACTTTGCTGCGATACTATCTGAGTTGGATGTTTTACAAAGTTTTGCTGATTTAGCAACAAGTTCCCCAATTCCTTATGTAAGACCAGAAATCACAGCATCG GAGGAAGGAGATATCATTTTAGAAGGTAGCAGACATCCTTGTCTGGAGGCCCAAGATGGTGTTAACTTTATACCAAATGATTGCACTTTG GTGAGAGAAAAAAGTTGGTTTCAGATCATCACTGGGCCAAACATGGGTGGAAAGTCCACTTTTATACGACAG GTTGGTGTGAATGTCCTGATGGCACAAGTTGGATCGTTCGTTCCATGTGATCGGGCGAGCATTAGTGTGAGAGATTGTATTTTTGCTCGTGTTGGTGCTGGTGATTGCCAG CTACGTGGTGTTTCAACCTTTATGCAAGAAATGCTTGAAACAGCATCCATCTTGAAAGGTGCATCGGACAAGTCTCTTATTATTATTGATGAGTTGGGGCGTGGAACTTCCACATATGATGGATTTG GTCTTGCATGGGCTATCTGTGAGCATCTTGTGGAAGTGACTAGAGCACCTACGTTGTTTGCCACGCATTTTCATGAATTAACTGCATTAGGACACAAAAGTGGTGATGAGCACCAACACGTTCCAAATTTGGGAATTGCAAATTACCATGTGGGTGCACATATAGACCCATCAAGTCGGAAGTTAACTATGCTTTATAAG GTTGAACCCGGTGCATGTGACCAAAGCTTTGGTATCCACGTTGCAGAATTCGCTAATTTTCCAGAAGCTGTTGTTGCTCTTGCAAAAAGCAAAGCAGAAGAATTAGAAGATTTTTCAACTGCGCCCAATTTTTCCGATGATTCAAAAGATGAG GTTGGATCAAAACGCAAGAGGGTATTTAGCCCAGACGATGTGACTAGAGGAGCTGCTCGCGCTCGCCTTTTGTTGGAGGAATTGGCCTCATTGCCTCTAGACGAGATGGATGGCACCAAGGCCGCAGAAACCGTCACCAAACTGAAATCCGACTTCGAGAAAGATGCAGCTGATAATCCTTGGCTTCAGCAATTCCTTTGA